The sequence tataatatataattttaaacattttgaatcaaataaaaatataatacaatCCGAAATTCGCACGATATAAATAGGTTTAAATTTACGCTATTTTCAGATTGACATGACTAATTATGACACTATGATAACCTATGTAAGAGTATacacttttaaatttaatatatttattacatataaattataatatttagtgAAATAGGacaaaaatatgataaattacttaaatgtgttataaaaaaattataagtatGTTAAACTTATTATACATATTAATAAGCTGAAATGTTAGCCAAAATTAAAGATGATTCTTAATATAAACGAGTTAACCAGGTCGGATCAAATTGAGTCAATTCGTTTTTTAACGGGTTAGGTTTAAGTTTTAGTTTTTGACACGATTGATAAATGAGTCAGATTTAAATTTAACATTTACTTATAATACGTAAGCATCGatcaacacgaaaacaacaaatTTCACACTAAAACTTTATATAACTTGTACAGTTAAGTTTgaaactttctttttttttcaacaatgagTAAGTTTGAAACTTATGGTTAGGATAAAGTAAAATCctataaaatttgtaattttatcaAATGTAAAAGGCCCAATTGAGTTAAGCagaagaggaaattacactctataccctttttatattgttctcttttatttttaccttcttttttaaaatctatcatttttacctcttttttttaaatattgtaccaattttgcctcTGTCAcctcaagatactctccatgtgattctcttatgtaagggtattttaggtacaatacatataaaaagaggtatgtttcaaataaatataaaattagaggtaaatttaattaattaatgaatacaagaggcatttttcaacttatccctTAAAAGAATACAAAGCTTACTGAATAAATATAAGCCCATCAGTCCAACTTCATATCAGAGTATTTGTATGTCCCTAATTCATATTCTGAGAAAAACTTATAATCAAAGACAATTCAAATGGGCAATATTTTCTAAGTATTTGTACAAATTCTAATTTGGAAAAAATGGCATGAGAGGACACACATTTGAGTACAAAAGTAATTTATTTGTCACAACACTATTACAATTACAGTAATGCCTTTCCCATTTATTTCTCTGTTCAGCAGCCTTTATtttccaaaaaaagaaaaaaaaaaaatcaatttagaacAACAACAATGAAAAACAGCAGATACACAACAAACATTTTTTCATACTAAATTAAAACCACCAATGGAACCCCACAAACAAACTCAAGAGATTGTTCAgcattttcaatttttcaaggCACAATTTTGTATGCTTTCATCTTGTCAATCCAAGAGATGAAAGAGTTCCTTGAATTCCTGAAACCTAAAAAGCCATGTTCTTTACTCTTGTTCATGCTGTCCAACTGTGATACAGCACCCAACATCACATCAGCAAACCACCAATTACCCACCTCTTCTAACTTGGTGGGCTCTAGCTGATTCTCCTTCACAATCTCATCCCATAAAGCACCTTTGTCCTTCATCAACTCTGTCAACTTAAAACTCACACCCTCCTCGAATCCATGTTCTTCGATCCCAAACTGCTCGGCTAAAACTTTCCAGAAATGCTTCCATCTGAACACATCCCCGTTGTTACAGTTAAAAGCTTCGTTCTTTGCATATGGGTCCACTGCAGTCCATATTTGTTGTTCTGCGATCAAATCTGCATCTGAAGCCACTGAAAAACACTCCCAAGTCTCTTTGCTTCCAGGGAACTTTAGTGGACGCCCTTCATGCTTGCATATAGCCGCATACACACAAAGGGAGCCGATTAAGTTCATCAAGCTGTGCGGGGAAAAACCGAATATCACGTTGGGACGGTGCACAGACCACGTCAAGCCCTCCTTTTTCTCAACCTCTTTGTATAGGATGTCTTCCAAAGTGTAGTAGAAGTTTGGAACATTCAAACGGGGCATATCCTCCGTGAAAGGAGGTTCATGGAGCTCAATTGTACCAAGGGCCTCAAAAGGACCTACGTAATGTTTGGTCCCAGTTTGGAGGCAAATGTGGCTGAGATTTGGGGCATTTGGAATCAGCACTTGCAGCACATTGCGTAACATAGCACCATTAACTTCACAGTTCTCAACTTCAGTGGCTCGTTTGGCCCAAGTGACATAAAATATATGTGTAACATCGGTCAGTCCAGAGAGCTTTGTATTCGTGTCTTCAGGATCTGATACATCACACTGAATGTATTCAATAGGATGATCAGAATTCCAGTTCGGACGTGGGCGTCTCCCCACCCCATACACCTTCCAGGGGCCGCCAGGCGTGTCTGAGAGTGGGAGGATTTCGGCCAGGCTGTTGCCTACTATCCCAGTCACGCCAATCACCAAACCCACGCTCTGGTAGCTTCTGGGGGGTTCATCTTCTTCAAACTTTTTCTGTAAATGCATATTAAATTCATCAAAATCTCATATTTGGCTACAATAGGCGTCTCAGGCAGCATAACAAAGTGGAGACTGAAAATGGTAGTTTACCTTAGCAGCGCCAATAGCTCCAGCCCACCACCAGCTCATTTTCTAGAGCAAAACTTCAAACCTGAGGCATAAGAAGACTATATTAAAACTAAAGAAGGATATCATTACATATAAACTCGGGCACAAGATCAATTACATAAGGGATTTTATTAGGAGCATGTCTTGAAAATACAAGCAATATCATTCATTGAACAGGTTGAGGTGggcataataaattaataatactaaaaaagaCATGTTTAGAATCCTCACAACAGAACAATGTTTGAACAAATCATAAATCAAATGAAACTATTAAACGGATAATAGTATCTGTTTCGTAGGGAACCTGGTAAACCAAGATTTACAACCATGGATAGTGATCAGCATGCATATCAAATATATCAATCACAACAAGTGAAATTCATCAAGAATATACATGAGGGCAGAGTTGTTCATATTAACACCAAAAAAACCAATCCTTCTAAACCGATTGTTGGGGAAGCCCTTGCAATAGCTCATGGGACTATGGTGGATGAAGAACTACATTTCCATAAAGTCATTTTTCAAAATGACTCCCTCAATGCAATCCACTTCATGGATAGTAAAGAATAGTGATAATGTTCCTTTCAATCTTAAGGAACCTTGTCTTTGGTTCAATGAACTGGATACCTAGAAACTGTAACGGGGTAGCTCACAACATAGCCAAATGGACTAACTCTACTAATCAGTTTGGCAATACTATACCAAAAAACATAAATTGCTCTCTGCTGCAGGAACATACTGGTTTTGTAGGTGGAGGAGTTGCATCTGGTGTAGGGAATACTAAGTGGTTGAGTTAATTTATGTTATTTCTTTTCTGTTATCATTAGGTGGCTGTAATCTCTGATTTTATTTCTTAATGCATTCCATCCCCTGGTTTAGGGAGTCGAAACCTTTGCCAaactaacaatataaaatactaaaatttgcAAAATAATCTCACTTAATTTACTCGATAGGACCATGATGATCACAAAGTGTAAATCTATAGTCATTTTGCCACCATAATAGTTGTTTATGCTCACACAAGGTAATTAATTTATGGTCGTTTCTGCGACCATAACAAGTTCATTTTGctaataaaaatatctaaacaCATGTATAAAACTAAACGGTTAAAGCAACGAAGTATTAATCAATATTTAATGAGTTTcacattttcaaaattttggaaTTAATTAACCCATATGTGAAAGTATAATGAAATGGGCAAAACAATTACTTCACAATCCAAACACAAACCCCATTGATGCATACTTAAACAATCAAGAATTCAGGTTATAAAGTTAAACTAAACACTAGATTAAGGAACAATTGGGAATCTGAATCGAACAATGATGAATTGCATTACGTAATCAAATCCCACTAAGATAATCAACACAAATGAAAAATCTGccctttttttcttcctttcttcGATCTTGAagaaattgaaattgaaaaaaacaaacaattaacaaaaaaaaaaagtactaacCTTAGCTAGAATCGAGTAGGATCTTGATGAGAAAGAGAAAAACTTTTTGGTTTCTCCttgagtatttatatatatatacatataaatatatatatgtgtgattGGATGAAGATGATTTGTGCCAGAGATTTGTTTAGGAAACAAATGAGAGAGTTGTGTTGTGTTTGACAGCTTGAGAAATGAGAGAGAGGGTTTCTAACGTATTCTATTCTGCAAAAACGACATGTAATTATTcacaaaacgacatgtcgtattTCTTCAATCGCAAAAAAGACCGTTTGGTTGGACAATTGTGGTGTGTGAAAGAAACGTGACTAACAGTAACAGAGTTTGACCGTTaaatttctttttcctttttaaataaaataaagaagagcattgttattattatttagccatattctattttttaaaattatatgccACTTGATATTAGTGACGTTAGATAGTTTTTCCTTTAAAGTTAGTTAAAATTATTGATTCCGACCTTTAGCAATTGTGTTTGCTTTTGCTAGGAGATATTCTTTTTTCATAAAATCATTGTTAGTGAATGTAACAAGTATGTTATCCAGATCTCCTTTCTTAAAGTGTCCTTAATCTATATACATCAATCACCCAATGTAGCTACATATAAATTAGTTGTGCATGCTCTTCAAATGAATAAACATGTTTGACTAGAAATTGtctattattttagtatttgGAATGCAAAATCCTTTAGCATGTACGACAttatttaattatcaataataTTGGTCATTActtgtaaaaaatatatatatatataaaataaaataaaggtgTCCTATAACTTATAATTAGAAGATTATATTTAAGGGGCCGTTTGGTATGCAGGTTTCATTTTATAGGAATAGGTTTAACATTGCTGGGAGAGTGATGAAGGGAATTATAAACTTAGGAAAACAACGTTAATGTGTTTTGTTACCTACAGTAATGTTATGATGATGCTTAGAATATGAAGATTACTTTGTTTGGTTGACATAGGAATGGAatgtgacaattttttttttacaataatgattatttttttaaaaaaaaaaatactaatgatttaaatttttttttcttttttaaatgttcaaaataatttttatttattatttttcatataattttataaaaaaaattaacaataataaataattgtaaaaaataaaatatacatatataaacaaTTCTTGAACCATTTCCACCTCTCATCAGTTGAACCATCAAGAATTGGTTTAGGCTTTTTTAATAATAGCCCGTGAAGACGTAACAAAGCATTCAAAACAACATTAAATTGTCTACTCACTGTTTCACCCGAACATGTAAATTGTTGTCTCACAATTCTATTCTTAATGTCATGAGATATAATATGTAAAAATATAGCAACCATGTCTTCAACATCCATATTCTTTGTTCCCTTCAAACCCCCGATACTTCTAAGTTGGTGACATAAAATACCAAATGTTTTCCTATTCATGCGAGTATTTTCTATACAAGCTAAGTCACTAGCATGTATCATTCTAAAAAGATTTAGTTGACGTAATTGGTGCCTAATGAAAGAACTTTCAAGAAACATATTTCTACTTATTTGTCTCtaacaacaaataataattatttggaGTATGAAAAGAAGTGCCATCTTATTTAACATCTCCATATATTGAAGTAAAATTGCTACAAATCTTTTTTTCTTTGCAACCAATGGAAGACAAATCACATCTGCATCAAGTTTTAAAATAGTAACTCACTTATATGCATTACCAACTATgtaaagtaaaaaagaaaaatcacaaaaaaaaagaaaaaaatacattcaaagaaattacaatcatcaataaaaATCTCATAAACAAACGATCAATTTTGTTTGCATACTTGAATAGGACCAAACATTTCTAATTATGTTGAAACTCAAAGTTACAGCAACTTCCTTAAAAGCTACAATTTAGAGTAAACAACTTCATTAAAGAGAATAacgtttttcttttctatcaatAAATGAGATAGGTTTCTTATTTATATCATagtcaagcaaaaagataattaaaagAATGAGTGATAAAGATGAGTAAAAGGGTGATGTACTTATTAAATAGAAGAACACAAGTGAAAAGAAAGAGTGCACTGAGTGAGCCAAGGAAACAACCGAAAAAGAGGGTGGTATAGATGTGTTAGGTTCCTTAAAGAGAATAGatagagaaaaaaagaaagtaaaGTCTGTAAAAAAAGAGTCCAATGAAAATGAAGAGAATAGAGAAAACGATTAATTAAGCATGACAGATGGGGTTCATCGATCTGGTGTAGGGGCATGTTTCTTCGAAGGGGTAATCTGCTAAAAATGAGTGTGGCACATATGGATGGGGTCAAACTAACCAAGTGATACAACATTATTCAAATATCCACGAACCATTTGTTAGATGGTTATTAACACCTCAAGAGCTATaaatgcaaaaagaaaaaaagagtactAACAAAGAAATAATACTAGTACATGCAAGAGATACACCATACACGATGGTCATCTTCCAACACTGTAATAAAAGTTAAAAGAATGGACACATGAGCATCATCACTAACCAATCTATAATAATGTTGGAAGATAATGTCAAAATGATCTCCTTATTACAAATGGCAATAATATATATCTAAAGACATTGAACTAAATGGTGAGTTTGGAAGATTTCAAGCCTAGATTCATAGGTCATAGCCATATATTTAATGCTTccttacagttttttttttcttttttttttctgaataaaCTTCTGGCTTAGGGGTTAATTGAAATTGAAATTGGTCCCCAAGCAAACCAGCCCAGGAAGCACCACACTTCCTAGCCCAATTGACAAGACATGAACTTTAAAAAATTCACACAATCTCGTGTTAAGAGatggaaaaaataaagttttgaaTCTTAAGATCGGGAAAACATGCATCTTCAGTCAGTCCCATCAAAGTTTTCATAAATTAATCTCATAGCAGGGGAGATCTATATCACTTGTTCGAATATACGTACGATGTTGCAGCTAAAGCATAacaattcaattcatgaaattCACACAAACACAAATATATTCCACAAAACAAATCTTAGATTCAATTCAATAAACAATTATACCATCACAATTCAATGAAACAATCAACAAAAGCATCTCATCTAGAATCTTTCACTCCCAAAACCCTCGTCCCCAACcagaaaatgagagagagaaataCCTGATTTAGCAAGAATTGGTTGATGGAAGGAAGGAGATGAAGAGCAGAGGCGGGTAGGCTAGGCTTGGTTGTTCTTCCAGTCGGGTGAGCTTTCCTGAGAAATGAAACTCTTGTGTTATTAAGAGGTGGATATTACctcattttaaaataaatattacaattaACGGTGACTATTTAATtgtgcaaaagttacagattggattctgtgttttgttaaatgacaaaatggatcctgtattttttaaaatagtaaaaataggaccctgagcttaatttttgacaacttttttttaatacaaccaacttgaagacaatgcttaatacgaacagatacaaaaaatgttaacagttttgtcatagtacttttagatcggattataattaaactttattttgacaaaaaatcaatttagggtcctatttgtactattttagaaaatacagggtccattttgtcatttgacAAAACACAGgatctaattggtaacttttgtaaaacagaaggtccaaaatggtatttacccgcAAAATATACCGCatgtctttttattttatttttttttttgaaaatgtgTATACACGCTtaccaaattaattattattacttttttttttttgttgtttttctctcaaaagttttaaaaaaaattctagtcACAGTAATAATTGTTTGAgcttaaaaattatattgttaCAATCTACTCTTTGAGCTGATCATTTTAACATGTGATATTTTTTCACCGTCaacaaaaaaatactaaaaattaaaagtaacttttaagtttcttttaaatttagttaacaaaaataattaaaattttaaatttaactatttttattagattagcaaaaaatattttgttatttcatatttaaaaataccaattttattCTACATAAATTTATTTTGTTGAACAAATTTGTTAAGtttctaaaataatttataagaaAATCAACTTTATTGATTACTTtgaaaagtttataatttttttgttgaaagtTACAAAATGATATACTTAAAACAAATCTATATAATAGAGATATTTTGgtatgtttcaaaaaaaaaaacctcgtAAAATAACTGAATAGTATCTTAAACATCACAAAATTAGTtacattatgaaaaaaattattatatatgctatattttt is a genomic window of Cannabis sativa cultivar Pink pepper isolate KNU-18-1 chromosome 9, ASM2916894v1, whole genome shotgun sequence containing:
- the LOC115722272 gene encoding 3-oxo-Delta(4,5)-steroid 5-beta-reductase; its protein translation is MSWWWAGAIGAAKKKFEEDEPPRSYQSVGLVIGVTGIVGNSLAEILPLSDTPGGPWKVYGVGRRPRPNWNSDHPIEYIQCDVSDPEDTNTKLSGLTDVTHIFYVTWAKRATEVENCEVNGAMLRNVLQVLIPNAPNLSHICLQTGTKHYVGPFEALGTIELHEPPFTEDMPRLNVPNFYYTLEDILYKEVEKKEGLTWSVHRPNVIFGFSPHSLMNLIGSLCVYAAICKHEGRPLKFPGSKETWECFSVASDADLIAEQQIWTAVDPYAKNEAFNCNNGDVFRWKHFWKVLAEQFGIEEHGFEEGVSFKLTELMKDKGALWDEIVKENQLEPTKLEEVGNWWFADVMLGAVSQLDSMNKSKEHGFLGFRNSRNSFISWIDKMKAYKIVP